From the Paenibacillus sp. MMS20-IR301 genome, the window CTAAGCGCTTTGCCCGAGACATAGTGCTCAGTACAGCCCTGTTGCCCGCAGCTGCAGGCAATTCCGCCAGGATAAAGCACCGTATGCCCAAGCTCGCCGGCACCGCCTTGAGTACCCGGAACGGGTTCCCCTTGATGAATTATAGCCCCGCCCACGCCGGTTCCCAGCGTCAGCATTACATAATCCTTCAGCCCGGAGGCGGCACCGAGCCAGCCTTCGCCCAGTGCAGCGGCATTGGCGTCGTTGCCCACTGCCACCGGCAGCGGGAATTCGCTCCCGATCGCCTCCGCCAGCCGCATGCCGGTCCAGCCCGGCAAATTCTCCGTTGCATAGAGAACTGTGCCTTGAGCCGGATCTACCCGGCCTGCAGTGCCTATGCCAATGCCGCTGATCTCATACCTGCCGGGCATCAGCTCTGCAATAATCTTCTTCAAGCCGGCAAGAATTCCTGCTGCACCTTCATGGACCGGGGTGGCGATGCCGCGGCGGGCAACTATCTCTCCCTGTCCGCCGACCACCGCCGCCTTCATGCCCGTTCCGCCGATATCTGCCCCGATATAGTAGCGCTTCATCCTTCAGCCTCTGCCCCTGAGCCGTCCGCCCGCTCCTGCATCGCCCGCACATAGCGGGCGGCGATCCATTGCGGGCGGGTAATCGCCGAACCCACAACGACAAAAGCCGCCCCCAGCCCCAGCGCGGCAGCCGCCTGGCCCGGCTCACAAATCCCGCCTTCGGCAACAACCGGGACCTGCAGCACAGCGGCCAGCCGCTCCAGCAGATCGAGATTGGGCAGCGGAATTCCCTGCGTCTCGGCGGTATATCCGCTCAGCGTAGTCGAGATGTAATCCGCACCCCACTCCGCCGCCTGCATCCCCTCCTCGAAGGTAGCGATATCAGCCATTACAGGGATGCCCGCCGCCTTCACCTCTGCCAGCACAGCCGCAAGGCTCCGCCCGTCCGGCCTCGGGCGGCCAGTGCCGTCGATAGCTACAATGTCAGCTCCCGCCGCATGGACAGCAATGGCATCTTCAAGCGTCGGGGTAATGTACACCTCACTGTTTTCATGCTGTATTTTGACCAGCCCGATCAGCAGCAAACCGGCGGCTTCTTTAATCGCCCGGATATCTGCCAGCCCGCCGGCCCGAATCCCAACCGCTCCCGCTTCCTTGGCGGCCAGCGCCATCGCCACCATATGATGACTCCCGTACAGCGGCTCGTCCTCCAGCGCCTGGCAGGATACGACCAGCCCCTGGTGCAGAATTAGACTCCCGGAGCCTTCTCTCATTACATACTCACCCTTCCGGCTGTATTTATGCAGCTTAACCTAAGGCTCAACGTCCACTACGTCATATCTGCTGCTTACACAATCTGAATGTGTCCGTTACCCAAACTATTTACCTCTGATCATCCATTGAAAACTGTAGCCAGCCTAACTTTCACCACAACACACTCTGCATCCTCACCGGTTCCGCCCCGGCTAGCTTCTTACCCCTTTACCGCCCCGCCTACCAGCCCCTTAATGATGAACCGCTGCACGAACAGATAGAGCAGGATGATCGGCAGCGCCACCAGCGTGGCCCCGGCGAACATTTGCGGCCAGTTGGTGTTGTATTGGCTTTTGAAGGCCATGAGGCCCACAGGCAGCGTGCGCATATCGGGTGAGGACAGATAGATCAGCGGATTGAAGAAATCATTCCACGAGTTGATCGCCACCACGATAATACAGGTCACCGTAATCGGCAGGGTCAGCGGGAAGATGATCTTCACAAAGGTCCGCCAGGGCCCGCAGCCGTCCACCAGCGCAGCCTCCTCAATCTCACTTGGTACCGTCTTGAAAAAATTCACGTAAAGGAAGATCGGCAGCGCGAGCCCGGAAGCTATCTGGATCAGCGACAGCCCGATATGCGTATTGAGCAGATGAATCTCGCGCAGCACCAGGAACGCCGGAATCGTGCCGGAGAACGCCGGAAGAATCAATCCCATCAGGAAGAACGTCGACATCGCTTCCGACTTATAGCGTTTGCCGTGATGCAGCCCGTAAGCAGCCAGCACTGACACACCGATCGCGGCAGCAGTAGTCATGACTAGCACCAGAATGCTGTTTCCGAAATACGGCAGCAGATTGCCGGTACGGAAGGCTTCAGTATAATTGCTCCACTGCGGATCTTTCGGCAGACTAAGCGGATTGATATTGGCCGGTGTCTGCAGCGAGACCGAGACCATGACCGCCATCGGAACAAGAACAATCAGAAGTGCGATAACCAGCACGGTGTAGATAGAGGTTTTCTGTAAAGTCGTAGTCAATTCGCCACCTCCAGTCGGCTGAGCAGCTTGATCTGCACAAAGGTTACAGCCAGAATCATCACGGACAGGATCATCGCCATCGCGGTGCCGTAGCCCATCTGCGAGGTTTTGAAGGCATACTGGTAGATCATAATCCCGAAGGTCTGTGTGGAATTTGCCGGTCCGCCCTGGGTCATGATGAAGACATGCTCGAACATTTTCATACAGCCGATCACGGACAGCACGGTGTTCACAATAATCGAAGGGATCAGCAGCGGCAGGGTGACCTTCCAGAATTTGTTCCACGGCCCTGCACCGTCAATGCTCGAAGCCTCATAGATTTCACCCGAAACGGATTGGAGTCCGGCCAGGTAAATCATCATCGAATACCCTGTGTACTGCCAGACCATCACAAGGGCAATTGCATAAATCGCCAGCTTCGGGTCACCGATCCAGTCCAGCTGAGCCAGGCCATCCAGACCGATTGCGGCAAAAAACTTCGGCAGAAATCCGACCATCGGCGCATACATATAGCTCCACACATAACCGATTACCACGGTGTTCAGAATGACGGGGAAAAAGATAATCGCCCGCATCCATACAATGCCTTTGAGCTTCTGGTCAAGCAGTACGGCCAGCAGGATCGATGCGCTGTGCTGCAGCACGATGACCACCACCGAGAGGACCGCCATATTCTTCAGTGCCGTCAGGAGCAGCGGATCGCGGAAGGCTTCGCGGAAATTCTCAAGCCCCACCCAGTCCGCCTTGAACGAGAATCCGTTCCAGTCAGTGAAGCCGTAGTACAAGCCGCTGAAGATCGGTCCGGCAAAAAACAGCAGGTAAATCAGGAGCGCCGGTGCGATAAACAGCAGGTAATTGCGAAAATTCATGAATTTCATCTTCTGCCTCCGTCCCTTACCCCTATTTCGGGTAAAAAAAAGAAACCTAAGCGAAAGACAGGATTGCCCTTGAATTGAACTTTCGCTTATTCTCTTTTGGTTGTGTGTGTTCTATAAAGATCAAACATTAAGACGCTCCAATTAGATGCTGGCCGTAACTGCGGTGAACATTTGGGCTTCCGGCCGCTGTTGTCTACAGATTTCCTGATTCATAACCGCTGGCCGCGGTAGAAATCCAAACACTAGCATATGCTTGCGAAGCGAGCTTTCCTGCGGAAAGCTTTCAGGCGGACGCTAACGCTCCTACAGCTCCAAATTTCCCCTCCGTTACTTTCATCTTGTTATTGTCGCTTTCTTAGTTCAATCTTTATAGTTTTGTATTGTTATATATCTTTACCTTGTGCTGCTTGCATCTGCTCAAGAAGCTTAGTGGTATCGACATCCTGCTTCAGCAGGATTTGCTGGAAGATCGGGAACATAACCGGCTCGATGGAAGAGGTCATACTCGGGAAAATCTGCGCTTCACTGGCATCGATCAGCGGCTGAAGGGAAGCGGCCAGCGGACTGTAGGTTTCGGATGTGCCGCCTTTTACCGTTACGGCCTGCTTCGTTTCATCCGACCAGATCTTCGCCATTTCCGGATCAGCCACGAATTCCATGAACAGCTTGATCTCTTCCTGATGTTTGCTCCAGGACACGCCTACCAACAGGTTGTCGGACACCAGATTCGTTACGAGCGGCTGGTCGCCGCGGTTCACCGGAATCGGGAAAGCCCCCAGCTCGAACGCGGAGAAGTCTGCATCAAAGTTCTCGCTGTAGCCCCATTCCCCCATAGGCCACATGGCTGCTTTGCCTTCTTTGAACACCTGCGCCACCTGGTCATAGCTAAGGCCTACGGAGTTCTCCAGCAGATACCCTTTATCCGCCAGCTCCTTCATACCGTCGAAATAGCCTGTGAACTCGGGATCAGTCCACTTCTTGGCTCCGCTTGCCAGCTGTGAGAACACATCTGCATTATCATGCTGATACAGGCCAAACTGTGAAGTGGTGATGAACTGGGTGGCCCAGCCGTCCTTGCTCCCGATTACCATCGGTGCAATGCCGCTGGCTTTGATGGTTTCGCTCACCGCCATCAGCTCATCCCAATTCGTAGGAATTGCCAGCCCCAGCTGGTCAAACAGTGTTTTATTATAGAACATCACGATCGGCTGGCTGTTATACGGAACACCGTAGGTTTTACCGTCAACAGTCCCCAGCTTCACGGCTGCTTCGAGATAATTGTCAAGCCAAGGACTGCCGGAGATATCCATCAGGACATTCTCTTTGGAGAATTCGGCGACCTGGTTCGGGAACAGCCATAACATGTCCATGTCGGATTTGGAGACGATCCGGGTACGGATAATTTCCCGGAATTGATCATAGACCTTGTCGTGCTCAATCGTAATGTAAGGATATTTCTCCTGGAATTTATCGACCACCGTCTGGCTGACCGGATTCCATGTTGTCAGCTTCAGTACCACCGGCTCTTTCTCCGCATCCCCTTCTGCAGCTGTACCGCTGGTTGCAGCCGCTCCGGAGCTGCTGTTCGAAGCTGCATTATTGCTGCCGCAGCCTGCAAGAATGACCAACAATCCAAGACATAATACCGATAACCACCAGAACCCGCCTTTTCTTCTCATATGTTAGCCTCCCTGACAAAATGTGTGTTTCTTGGTTATATCGTACCTCCGATACGTCAGGTTAACTACCATTTCAATCTGCTGCTTTATAGCTATTAATTGCTGATCTTCAGCAGGCAACCGGATACGGTGATTACCAGCTAGACGAAAATTGCTCTTTTCACAAATAATTTGCTCTTTGCTCTTTGCTCACTGATTACGGAATTCAAGCGGCGTTAGCCCCGTGTCATCTTTAAACAGCTTGCTGAAATAATGCGGGTTGGCATAACCCAGCTCTTCAGCCACCTCGTACACCTTGCGGTTGCTCTCACGCAGCAGCCTGCGGGCCAGGAGCATCTTTTTGGCGGTCAGATACTCATTGAAATGCTGCCCGGTCTCCTTCAGAAACTGGCGGCTCAGGTGGCTGACGCTGACATGAATCGCCTCCGCTGTCCGGGCGAGCGTCACATCCTCCAGCAGATGATCCTCAATATAAGCTGTCGCCAGCCGGATAATTCCGCTTAGCTTCCCGCCGCTGAGCGCCTCCAAGGCCGCAGTGGTCCTGTAAGCTTCCGGCAGTTCTTCCGCCTTCAGGTGAGCCCCGCTGTAAGCGTAGGCCATCCGAATCCCCAGCATCCGGAACAAACCTTGCTCCAATTGCTCCAGATAAGTCTCCATTGCCCCTGAATCAGCACCGTCTGGCTGCTGCGGCAGCAGCCACACCAGCTCATTATTCGCACGGCTGAGCAGAATTCCGGCCCATTCGCGTGTAATATATTCCTCCAGGAAATACCTGAATGACATGAACCGGGCCAGTGCCGCCTGCGGTTCAGCCGTTTCCTGATCCGCTATACGCAGAATTGCCAGCCGGTAACCCGCCCCGAACAGAGAATCAAGCCCGAAGCGCCGCCAGCGCTCCAGCCAGTCCTCCGCCTGCTCCACCGCTGCAGGCTCAAGCATGGATTGCAGCAAGCCGTCCCTGTCTTTATCACTGTAATCCTGCACCTGCGGCTCTGACTCCTGATGCAGCTGCACCAGCGTATCTGACGCCTTGCGCAGCGCAGCGGCAATCTCCTCGGCAGCCATCGTCGGTTTATGGAGATAATCAACGACCCCGATACGGACGGCTTCTTTGACATAAGGGAAATCCTCGAAGCTGCTGAAGAAAATAATCTGCACATCCGGATAGAGCTCTTTTATTCTGCGCGCCAGCTCCAGGCCGTCCATGCCCGGCATGCGGATATCCGTCATGACAATGTGAATCTCCTCCTGGGCCAGCACCTTCAGCGCTTCATGCCCGTTCGCAGCCTCAGCTTTCCAGTTGACCGTAAGCTCATCCCAATTCAGCATATAGCGCAGGCCCAGCCTCACAATAGTCTCATCTTCCACTACAAGCAGATTCCACATATTTTCATTCCTCCATTCTTGGCGGTAGAGTATCCCCGTCCTCCGGTTGATAAGGCAGATACAGCTCAGCCCTCGTTCCTTGCCCCGGTTCACTTCGCAGCGTAAGGGTATAGGGCGGCCCGAATCTTAAGCGGATACGGTCACGCACATTGGCAACGCCGATTCTTGCCGCCGGTTCCACTCTGCCGCCCGGGGCGGCGGCCCTCTCCGTATCCCCGTTAAGCTGCTTCAGCGCCTCAGCCGGAATGCCATGCCCGTTGTCGGCAAGCGTAATCAGCAAGTCGCTTCCGTCTCCGCTCAGCCTGGCATGAATCTCAATCTGCAGAGGGCCTTCAACCTCGAACGAACCATGAAAAATCGCATTCTCCATCAGCGGCTGCAGAATCATCGGCGGCACCATCGCCAGCTTCGTCCGCTCTTCAATCTGCCACTCTGTCCTGAAGCGGTTCGCATACCTGAGCTCCATCAGCCGCACATAATGATGCAGCAGTTCAAGCTCCGCAGAGAGCGGCACAAGCTCGCTGTCGAGCTTCATATTGGCATGCAGCAGCTTGTTCAGTGACTGCAGCAGCCTGGCTATTCCCTCCGATTGCTGCAGGACAGCCAGCATACGGATGGAATTAATTGTGTTATACAGGAAGTGGGGAGCAATTCTCGCCCGCAGCGCATACAGCTCCGCCTCCCGTTTCTGCCGTTCCTTCTCTTCGATGGATTGAACCAGGGCATCGAGCCGCCGCACCATCGTGACATAGCTGAGATGCAGCTGCCCGATTTCGCCCTGGACCGGCGGGGCAGCCGGGGTAATGAACAGCCCGCGCTCCACGTCACGCATGGACGAGATCAGGCTGCGGATCGGCTTCGACAATCCCCGGGCCAGCAGCAGCGACAGGATCGAAGCCGCACCTGTGAAAATAAGCACCAGCACGATGGTAAAATCGCGGATTACATTGGCATCGCCCAGCAGCTCTTCCCGGTCAATCATCAGATAGCTGGTCCAGCCAAGATATTCACTGTGCGCATAGACACCGGTCGCTGCACGGTTCCCGCCGCCAAGATCAGGCAGATTGATCAGCCCCCGGCTTGCCCCGCTGCGTGCCGACTGCTCCGCCGCTGCACTAAGGAAACGCTGGCTGTCTCCAGCCTGTGTCGAGTAGATCAGCTCCCCTTTCTCGTCGGCCACTATCACATGCATGCCCTCCAGCTGGAAGGAGCGGACGATTTTATCCATGAAATCAGGACGGATATCGACAGCAACAACCCCCGCAGGTGTGAAATCATCATTCAGCAGCACTCTGGAGGCTGTTATCGTTTTAAACGGAGGACTGTTGAACTGCCGCTCCAGCCGCAACCCGGAGATGAACACCCCGCCGCTGCGGTTGAGGGTCTCTTTATACCATTCTTCATCTGACGGGCTGACGGCCTCATTAATCGAGGAGCGGTCACTGACCCGGTAGCCGTAAATATTACCTTTGGTGCTGTAGAATACAAGGCTTTGAATAGTGGAAAAAATCGAGGGGTAGGTCACAAGCAGCTTGGCGAACTGTTGCTGGGTTTCAATCTCGCGGTATCCCCATTGGTCACGGGGCACATAGGGCTGATTCAATATTTGAAAAATCTCCGGTGTGAAATACGGAAATGTGCTGAACCGGTCCACATCCTCCACCTGACGCTGGATGGCCGCATTCAATTGCCCAGCAATCACACCGAGATCCGCGTTCACACGCGACTCCAGCGTACTGACCGATTTGAAATAAGCCATTGTGCCAATCACAATCGAGGGGATAATCCCCAGCATAAAGAAGGCGAGCATCAGCTTGCTCTGGTATGATAAATTGTTCCACCGGCGCTTCAATCAGCCTCTCCCCCTGCTCCCTAAATTTCATTCAGTATAATGGATTCGGCAAGCTGCTGCATGAAAAAAACGGCAGTGAATATTTTACATCCCGCAATAAAAAGTTAATGAAAACAGCGATTCCCTTGATTTGACGGCCTTTATATCTAACATGTATATATCACAAAAGAATTATTGCAAATTTTAATTTGTAAACTTTCCTCACACAAGTATAATGTTAATCATGAGGAAATGAACAGGTACAAAATTTAACGTATTGAATTGGAACGGGGGAATCAGATTGAGCATGGCGACAGAAATTATAATGCTGTCAGAGTTAACCGCGGAAATGATACAGGAGTTAAGCACGCTGCTGATTGAGGTAGTGGCGGATGGGGCATCGATCGGCTTTCTGCCGCCGCTGGCACGGGATGAAGCCGCAGCCTATTGGGAAGGCGTTCCCGGCCCGGACGTCAGGCTCTGGGTAGCGCTGGAAGACGGCGTTGTTACAGGCACGGTGCAGCTCCATCCAGTAATGAAACCCAATGCCCCGCACCGGGCGGAGGTTGCCAAGCTGATGGTCCATCCGGCTCACCGCCGCAAAGGGCTCGCTGCACAGCTGCTTGAGACAGCAGAGCAGGCTGCTGCCGCTGAAGGCCGGACGCTGCTGGTGCTCGACACCCGCGAGGGCGATCCGTCGAATCTGCTCTATCAGTCACGGGGTTATATCCGGGTGGGCCGGATTCCGGACTATGTCATCTCCGCTGACGGAGACAAGTCTGCGACAGTGATTTATTATAAGCAGCAATGATGGTGCTAGGCTTACTGTAACGATGCAATGATGGCAACGGGCTCACATAATACGGCGCTGAAGCTGAAATAAGTGGAAAAATGCTATCTAATTCAGCAAGAATCCTTATATATAAGGAATTAGTTGGAAAAACTACATCTAATTTCGTCCATACGGGCCCATTTCAGGAGAAGCGGCGGAATTAAGTAACATAAATCCATTTAAATTCCTTTCAGCGGCAAATAAACGGATATTAAGTGTCATAAATCCATCTATTTCACTGCTATCTCTTCCGGGCAGCACAAACAGAGCATTCCCCGGCTAAAGGGGAATGCTCTGTTTTGCTTCACCGCCGGCACCGAAGGCAGTTATATATACGGCCTGCTTGTACGCCGCCGGTACGGCTGCCGGCATCTGCCATCTGCGGGCCGCGTTACACGCCGACTTTACCGCGGATCGGCTCCAGCGCCCCGGAATGACCATACACCGGAACGGCACGCTCCACCGGAGCACACCAGTTCACGCCGTTGATAATAACCTGCTGGATTTCCTTGTTGTAGTAAGTAGGATAGGATTCATGGCCGGGCTGGAAGTAGAAAATCTTCCCGCTGCCCCGGCGGTACGTCGAGCCGCTCGGGAATACATTCCCGCCCTCGAACCAGCCGACGAAGATCAGGCTCTCCGGTGCCGGCACATCAAAATGCGCCCCGTACATCTCTTCCTGCTCCAAATCAATATATTCACCGATGCCTGCGGCAATCGGATGGCTTGGCTCCATAACCCAGAGGCGTTCCTTCTCCTCGGCTTCACGCCATTTCAGATCGCAGCTAGTGCCCATGAGCTTGATGAAGATTTTGGACATATGGCCTGAGTGCAGGACCACCAGCCCCATCCCCTGCAGCACACGCTTATGAATGCGGTTCACGACCTCGTCGCTGACTTCGTGATGGGCAATATGCCCCCACCATACCAGTACATCG encodes:
- a CDS encoding ROK family protein produces the protein MKRYYIGADIGGTGMKAAVVGGQGEIVARRGIATPVHEGAAGILAGLKKIIAELMPGRYEISGIGIGTAGRVDPAQGTVLYATENLPGWTGMRLAEAIGSEFPLPVAVGNDANAAALGEGWLGAASGLKDYVMLTLGTGVGGAIIHQGEPVPGTQGGAGELGHTVLYPGGIACSCGQQGCTEHYVSGKALSRLAGEAAAGWDGRRLLAEFAAGSAPAAAVAAMERYMYDLSLAVHNIQSIMDPEAIIIGGGVADSHALWWEAWMSRLPAVSPLPVKVLPARLGNEAGMIGAARMIMNREGK
- a CDS encoding sensor histidine kinase, encoding MKRRWNNLSYQSKLMLAFFMLGIIPSIVIGTMAYFKSVSTLESRVNADLGVIAGQLNAAIQRQVEDVDRFSTFPYFTPEIFQILNQPYVPRDQWGYREIETQQQFAKLLVTYPSIFSTIQSLVFYSTKGNIYGYRVSDRSSINEAVSPSDEEWYKETLNRSGGVFISGLRLERQFNSPPFKTITASRVLLNDDFTPAGVVAVDIRPDFMDKIVRSFQLEGMHVIVADEKGELIYSTQAGDSQRFLSAAAEQSARSGASRGLINLPDLGGGNRAATGVYAHSEYLGWTSYLMIDREELLGDANVIRDFTIVLVLIFTGAASILSLLLARGLSKPIRSLISSMRDVERGLFITPAAPPVQGEIGQLHLSYVTMVRRLDALVQSIEEKERQKREAELYALRARIAPHFLYNTINSIRMLAVLQQSEGIARLLQSLNKLLHANMKLDSELVPLSAELELLHHYVRLMELRYANRFRTEWQIEERTKLAMVPPMILQPLMENAIFHGSFEVEGPLQIEIHARLSGDGSDLLITLADNGHGIPAEALKQLNGDTERAAAPGGRVEPAARIGVANVRDRIRLRFGPPYTLTLRSEPGQGTRAELYLPYQPEDGDTLPPRMEE
- a CDS encoding ThuA domain-containing protein — protein: MTRVTVWNEYRHERQEERIRQVYPNGIHAQLASFLSEAGLATGTATLDEPEHGLTEEVLNNTDVLVWWGHIAHHEVSDEVVNRIHKRVLQGMGLVVLHSGHMSKIFIKLMGTSCDLKWREAEEKERLWVMEPSHPIAAGIGEYIDLEQEEMYGAHFDVPAPESLIFVGWFEGGNVFPSGSTYRRGSGKIFYFQPGHESYPTYYNKEIQQVIINGVNWCAPVERAVPVYGHSGALEPIRGKVGV
- a CDS encoding carbohydrate ABC transporter permease; amino-acid sequence: MTTTLQKTSIYTVLVIALLIVLVPMAVMVSVSLQTPANINPLSLPKDPQWSNYTEAFRTGNLLPYFGNSILVLVMTTAAAIGVSVLAAYGLHHGKRYKSEAMSTFFLMGLILPAFSGTIPAFLVLREIHLLNTHIGLSLIQIASGLALPIFLYVNFFKTVPSEIEEAALVDGCGPWRTFVKIIFPLTLPITVTCIIVVAINSWNDFFNPLIYLSSPDMRTLPVGLMAFKSQYNTNWPQMFAGATLVALPIILLYLFVQRFIIKGLVGGAVKG
- a CDS encoding sugar ABC transporter permease, which gives rise to MNFRNYLLFIAPALLIYLLFFAGPIFSGLYYGFTDWNGFSFKADWVGLENFREAFRDPLLLTALKNMAVLSVVVIVLQHSASILLAVLLDQKLKGIVWMRAIIFFPVILNTVVIGYVWSYMYAPMVGFLPKFFAAIGLDGLAQLDWIGDPKLAIYAIALVMVWQYTGYSMMIYLAGLQSVSGEIYEASSIDGAGPWNKFWKVTLPLLIPSIIVNTVLSVIGCMKMFEHVFIMTQGGPANSTQTFGIMIYQYAFKTSQMGYGTAMAMILSVMILAVTFVQIKLLSRLEVAN
- a CDS encoding GNAT family N-acetyltransferase translates to MLSELTAEMIQELSTLLIEVVADGASIGFLPPLARDEAAAYWEGVPGPDVRLWVALEDGVVTGTVQLHPVMKPNAPHRAEVAKLMVHPAHRRKGLAAQLLETAEQAAAAEGRTLLVLDTREGDPSNLLYQSRGYIRVGRIPDYVISADGDKSATVIYYKQQ
- a CDS encoding extracellular solute-binding protein, with amino-acid sequence MRRKGGFWWLSVLCLGLLVILAGCGSNNAASNSSSGAAATSGTAAEGDAEKEPVVLKLTTWNPVSQTVVDKFQEKYPYITIEHDKVYDQFREIIRTRIVSKSDMDMLWLFPNQVAEFSKENVLMDISGSPWLDNYLEAAVKLGTVDGKTYGVPYNSQPIVMFYNKTLFDQLGLAIPTNWDELMAVSETIKASGIAPMVIGSKDGWATQFITTSQFGLYQHDNADVFSQLASGAKKWTDPEFTGYFDGMKELADKGYLLENSVGLSYDQVAQVFKEGKAAMWPMGEWGYSENFDADFSAFELGAFPIPVNRGDQPLVTNLVSDNLLVGVSWSKHQEEIKLFMEFVADPEMAKIWSDETKQAVTVKGGTSETYSPLAASLQPLIDASEAQIFPSMTSSIEPVMFPIFQQILLKQDVDTTKLLEQMQAAQGKDI
- a CDS encoding N-acetylmannosamine-6-phosphate 2-epimerase gives rise to the protein MREGSGSLILHQGLVVSCQALEDEPLYGSHHMVAMALAAKEAGAVGIRAGGLADIRAIKEAAGLLLIGLVKIQHENSEVYITPTLEDAIAVHAAGADIVAIDGTGRPRPDGRSLAAVLAEVKAAGIPVMADIATFEEGMQAAEWGADYISTTLSGYTAETQGIPLPNLDLLERLAAVLQVPVVAEGGICEPGQAAAALGLGAAFVVVGSAITRPQWIAARYVRAMQERADGSGAEAEG
- a CDS encoding response regulator gives rise to the protein MWNLLVVEDETIVRLGLRYMLNWDELTVNWKAEAANGHEALKVLAQEEIHIVMTDIRMPGMDGLELARRIKELYPDVQIIFFSSFEDFPYVKEAVRIGVVDYLHKPTMAAEEIAAALRKASDTLVQLHQESEPQVQDYSDKDRDGLLQSMLEPAAVEQAEDWLERWRRFGLDSLFGAGYRLAILRIADQETAEPQAALARFMSFRYFLEEYITREWAGILLSRANNELVWLLPQQPDGADSGAMETYLEQLEQGLFRMLGIRMAYAYSGAHLKAEELPEAYRTTAALEALSGGKLSGIIRLATAYIEDHLLEDVTLARTAEAIHVSVSHLSRQFLKETGQHFNEYLTAKKMLLARRLLRESNRKVYEVAEELGYANPHYFSKLFKDDTGLTPLEFRNQ